The DNA region atgatttatttttgtttgattgatcaaattttgggttaTAGATTATCGCACATAATGAAGATACTCCTCAAACTCAGGTCATCAAGATTTTGATAGCTAAAATATTGTGTGAATTTCAGATGAACTGCATGCATGATTTTGTTTTTTCCCCTCTTATATAGTCCTATCATGACACTTTGGGAAAACCCAGATTGAGAGAGaataaaaatttctggaaattaATGTAGAActgttaattttatttattttattacataACTAACAAAGGAATATATGAAAATAAAAGGATCTAAGCTTGATTCTTAGGCTTTGGTAGAACTGTTTACCCGTTTTTCTCTTATGTTTTAGTTCTTGCACTAAATTATATTTACTCAATGATATCAATTAGGTTCATGATATTACCTGATAATCTGTAAAGGATAGTGCTGTAGTTTTTGTTTAAAGCTTTGGAAGAATTACAAGTGATTTCAAATTGTCTGCTTTCTTGTTTAGGAACCACTCAAACTCTTGGCACCAACCTTACAGATTATCAAATAATATTCTCACATTTGTGATGTTACATGTATACTTTTTGTCTCATGAAATGCAATCCAAATCTCCTTGCAGGTTAACGAGACAGCATGGCAAGTTGCTAGTTTGACGCCAATAGTTCCAGTACCATACGACCAGATGAAAAGCCAATGCGAAGCCCTTATGAATGGAAAGCAAGAAAAGCTGTCTGTGCTTCAGAGCTTCAAGCAACAACAAGCTGACTGGAGAGTCATGCCAGAAGAGAAAATCATAAATGCAGTGAATACAAACCAGGCAAGTCTCTGTACATACATGTTCAGAACCATCTTTCTTCAAGTGAGTAATTGCAATTGACACCCTCTACATCTTGTCGCAGATTCTGCATTCTCCAGCATCAGTAATAAGATCAGTTAACAAGGAGCAAGAACATAATAACTTCGTGTTGAGTGAGTCTGAGCAGTCCTTCAGGCTACCACCTGCAAGTCCATACGACAAATTCTTGAAAGCTGCTGGCTGTTGAATCTGAACCAGGATCAGTTTACACCCGATAAATCTAATAATGCGCAGTATAGAAGTGTCtatattttcttccatttcttcttttatcaagtaatattttttttccaacGCGCAATTGTAAGCAAGAGGAACTGGTAGGCAAAGTGTTTTGTTTCTTCTTTAATCCAATATAAAGGACAGTATTATATATACGCCACACGATGTTTCAAAAGGTGCTCATCTCCATGTTCTTAATTTATAAGCACAGCTATTTTGATCTTCAAGGATCCTTTTATGCATTGTATTTGACACCAATGAGAAGTGGTTCTGAGACCTTGTTAACCTTTAGCAATATGATAAGTGTCTGTTCACAACTGAGTGTGCTCACCCTTGCGGCTCAGGTTCAACAACACTGGTACATACCAAACCTAGAACAAGCAAGAATGACACTCTAAAGTCAAAACACATTTATACTGGCTTGTTCTCAGTTGCGAGATGATGGTAAAAGAGGATTCGCTCATCTCAGCACCTCCGTCAGATCCAAGTTATGGTCTCTCACTGCACTGCAGTCTGCTGAGCTTTCAGCAGTGGCTTTTGGCCTCTGGGCAGCAGACCAAGTGATCAGCTACATGCCATTTCGCAAAGCAAAAGTAGGGTTCCTCATCATCCACTTGTCTTTTCTGACGTGGTCCAAACCCTTAGCAAGATTCTTCACAAGATTCCTACCAATCTGTCTCTCAGATATTTCTACGACTAGGAGGATTGAGCTGACCACATAGTTCGAGTAGTTCGGGCAAACTAGTTTGTGTTAGCCCATGGCGACCGAGGGCATGCCTTAGCCTTTTACTTTGCCGTGATTCACTCGAGATTGGCTCTTGATGCTTCGAGAAAGTTTCAACCTGGTTAGACCCGACCCTATATCATTTCCAACAAACTAGTATCAACTGAGCCCGCACTCTACCCTTTATGCGGTCAGAAATATAGAACAGAAATCATATGATTACAGCACGCATAACACTTTTTACGGTCCGTTCCCATATTATATAAAAGGAGGCCCGTTTCAAGGGTTAATGGCATGCACACACGTTCTGTACCATCTATCCATCCGTCCATCCTCGTCATCAAATGGTCCGTTACTATAAGAACGACAACCGACCGTTTAAATGGCTGTGGGAAATGGCTGCCTTCATGGAGAAGAAAAGGCCGAGCGAGGAGGAAGACGAAGACTCCGTGACAGCGGCGGTGGCGGAGGAGGATGCGAAGGGATGGTCCGACCGGAGGTGGCGCGGTCGGGGCGGTTGCGGCGGCGGAGTGACGCTGGAAGGATTCGTCTTGGGCGCGGCGGGGAACGGCGAGGGAGGGAAGACGAGGAGGAGCCTGACGGATGAGGACCTGGAGGAGCTCAAAGGGTGCCTCGACCTGGGGTTCGGGTTCAGCTACGAGGAGATCCCTGAGCTCCGCAACACCCTCCCGGCGCTGGAGCTCTGCTACTCCATGAGCCAGATGTTACGCCTCGACGATCCGAACCAACAGATGTCTTCGGAGAATTCCCCCCTTCTCGCCCATTGGAGGATCTCCAGCCCTGGTAAGCTTGGTCCTCTCGTTTCCCTCCCAGTGATTCCAGCAATTTGGAGGATGGACAAAGACGATTCAGTTTTGCCTCGATTGATTTATCTCTTCGTCGTGCTCGATACTCCCCACAAGCTATTTAAAACTTTGATGCTTTGATTTTTCTACTAGAATCGAAGGGTGAAAGACTATTTTGTTTCTACAATTTTGCCCTAAGTCAACTTCCGCCATTAAATGCGTAAAAGTTGCagcttttcttattttcttctaaatCTCGACATCTGATCCTACTAATGTTGCAACAAATCATGGTTCATGCTACTTTGCCTTTTGTGAGTTTCTCATCCTTTGCCATTGATTTGAAGCAACAACTTTGCCGAATTCAAGTATGGCTATTCGGTTCATCCCTTTTTGGTGTATTTATTAGGAGACGATCCAGATGAAGTTAAAGCAAGACTCAAGTATTGGGCACAAACAGTAGCATGTACTCTACGGTTATGCAGCTGAAGTTGTGCCTGTCCTTTAAAGTTCATCTACATTCGGAAGAAGCAAGATCCATGCAATCCGCTGTAAGAGCTATCCTCTAGTGTTTAGAATCAATGCTGAAGATGGCAACTAAAGTCCCTTCACAATAAACAGAGATGAATAAAAGTAATGGTTCATTATAACCTCTGAGGAAGAATAACTCTACAAGTTCATGTACTATGCATGCCGAATAAATGATTCTTCTTCTTATAAATGCTGTCCATGTACCTAAGTGGTGATCCATTGGTAATTTGTGTTCATGTTGATGAATCTGTAGACTAGTTTTGGTTCATGGTCTTGTTTTTATCATGGCTATCATAGTTCAGTTAGCAGGTGCCTGAACTCTGAAGCTTGGGAGCTCCCAATTCTATACTGGTCGGGATCTAGAAGGAAAGCCATTGGGTTAATTTCTTTTCCCATATCTTCCTCAGGTTGTTAACTCGGAGAATATTATCTTATATTACATTGATATTTCTAGTCCTTGGatcatttttttctcattcaTGGCTATGGAACAGGAAAACTTGAGACTCCTCAGCGACTAAGGAAACAGTATCATTGCAGATTCAAGCTTCTGGTTGGCATGATCTAATTGAGACTGAAAGGAGATTTGCATATATACTCAATGCTGAACAAATCCAGGTTTGATCCAACCACAGAAAGAACCTTGTTGATACTCAAATAATCTTGAAATGGTAGCTTCAATGTTTATACTATTATATCATAAATCACTTAGAGTTGGAGGTGTAAGAGGTAAGGGAGACTGAGTAAAATATAGTTAGCGTAAAAGCAGTCTAAAAGATTCGAATATTGTTAGTGATTGCCTTGTGAAGAATTTATTGGAGCGACCCAAATAGTTGGGACTAATGATGATATGTTGTGTTTCAGCCATTAGAGTAGGGTCACTTGTTCTATgatgattcaaatctaaactcaGATGAATAATCAGCTTACGAACATCTTCAGATTGCTTCCATGGAAATAAAAGGTATTTTTTCGTTTAAGCTATGAGACTATAGAATGAAAAGAACATCTGTGATCAGCAATACTGATGGTTACCTTCCGAAGATGCATGAACAATAAAATTGGCAGATGAAGGAGAATAATGACTTCTTGACAGTTTACAAGATGAAAACAAGATTACTATTTTGTGTCGATACTGGAACATTCTTCCTAACATGTGTTTAATTTGTGAAAATCATAAGATGGTCTCTCATGATAGGAACGCTTGAAGTGATATAAACTTTGTAGTTTTGTAGACAGAGAAGAAAGAATTGTATTTAACACATGTCTATGATACAGGAAACAACttgaaagtagaagacaagtaaGAATTTGCTGAAGACAAATTGATTGAATAGGATTTCGAGGAATCTTCATCCTTTTTTTTTTGGGTGGTTCGAAGATATCTTGAAATAAATGTAGATGATTCTCTCAAAACCAAATTGTCGAAAACAAAATCTGAAAACATGAGGAGAAGAAATTTTGAGTTTTCGTGTCTGATCTATGATTCATGGATACTCTTAATATTTAGAACTAATAACAAATGCTTCTGGGGTAATTCttcatttgaatttttttaatctgTTATATGGAAACATTACAAGGAAAGCAAAGATGGAGAATATTTTAAATTCTTCATTGGATAAATGTTTTATAATTcttttgtaaaatttgtttttttatctatttttatTCAGGAAATAGAGTTTAAAGGTTGTAAAGCATTTTATTATAAAGTAGTCTTACCTTGTATTACAAAGTCACACTATTGCAATTTTATTGTTGCGCTAAAACTCTCCTAGCTTTCAAGTTTAAATAATTGCATTTTACTCGTTAGCACGGATGGCTTTGACCTAATTAAGTCGGCGAGATGAGTTGATACGAAACAAGTTCCAAAACTTAACTTTGGCAAGTAAAGAGCTCAGTCGATAGCTACTTTGGGACACAAACCCGACCGATCTATCGACCTAACAAAGATAACGAGGAGAGGCAAGTAAGCAATAAGTTATCGGGAGGATGTAAAATGAAAGTCTTCGAAACTAATATAGAAGAAACTCCAATacttttctctaataattttttttttgggtaaGTTGATTAAGTATGCAATTGACCAATTCCCACCTACTTCACCactatttatttgtttgtttgttctAATGAAGTCTTCAAAGTTGTGCCTCTTCAAGCCCTCACAATTTGAACTCTGACCAATTCCTTTCTCCAGTGATTTCTATATAAATTCCAATCCCCAATTCTCCTCAGCAGACATGAGCAAGTCTATGAAGAGATCATTCGCCATCCTCTTCATCCTTCAACTCGTCATCTTCTTTGCCTTCTCCTTTGTTGATGCCACGCGACTGAAGGATGGTCGTTGCGACGAGCTCTACATTGTCGAGGAAGGGGAGACTCTCCAAACGATAAGCGTCAAGTGTGACAATATCTTCATTTTGGACGATAACCCTCATATCGGTGATACGGATGATATCGGGCCAGGGACTGTTCTATTTATCAGACAAGCTTGAGAGGTTGATGAATAAAGTAGTGAAAGGTAGTTTATAGGTGTGTTTGTTGCCATAGCTTTcttgtatattatatatatatatatcaatatttttatttcaaatatagaTGGatatatttataataaaattattcacTTATTAATAAGTGAGAATAAAAAGAAATACGATGGGCAAGTCGTAAAATATCTCCTTGATGAAAATCAAAACAGGTCATGtttgatgattttgaaaataagatggTGCCTTTTGAGATTTTGCCACAAGCTTATATATTCAGCCCATTAAAAGGCCCATTGAGCCCAGTTCCTATACGTGAAGTTTGAATCCACTTCAGCGTCCTGGTGTTCTTCGTTTCTCGATTCCCTAATTCGTGCGTCGTTGCTTTCTTTGCGATGGATTCATTCCAAGGTCGTCGCTTCGCCGACGGCGACGGTAGCGGTGGCGGCGGAGATATCCAACAGCCGCAGCAGAACCCATTCGCTAGTCCTTATCATCATCAGCCCCAATCCCATCTCTCTACCACCTCTAATTACCCCTACAACCCTCCGCCTCCTCACCAGAGCCATTATccgtctcctcctcctcctccgcatcTTATTTCGTCTCAGCATCAGCCGCCGCCTCCGCCGCAGTGGGTTCATACAGATGACCACTTTCAGCAGCAGCAACACCACCATCATCACCCTGCTCCTGCACCGCCCTACCCGCCGCCTTATGCAGCTCGTCCTGTGCAACACCAGCAGTACCCTCCTCACCACCCACTGCAGTTGCCGCCGCCTCCGCCGCACTATTCAGCTTTCCCTCCGCCACCGCATCAGGTTTGAGTTCCTGTTGTCCCTTTTATTCTCGTGTTGGAAAACATTCGGCTCTTATTGTTGTTCAGGTAGCGTACGTGTCTGAGGCGTTGGCCTttgttttaaaaaggatttttcttttttactttttttctGGACACTTTGGTTCTATGCTGGGATCAATAGtccattttttaaatatatatcttTTTTTGTTATACTTGGTTACAGAAACTTTTTCACGTCTTGAAGAAAGGATCCGATGGAGCTAGATGCATATGTTTCTTATCTACCTGATGAATTTTTGCAGGGATGGGGAGGTCAATCGTGGCAACAGAATCAGGCATGGAAATACCAAGGTCAAACTTAGCTTATCTTAACACATTCCCGTCTACCCCCAATGCATCCATTGAACATAACTAAAGttatataaaatataagaaaTTAATATGTTAAAAGGATGCTTTTCGTTTCTCATTTCCGCAGAAGCAATTACCAAAAGTAACACATTAAAAGATAAAACTGTTTCATATATAAAAGCTGTGCAAGCCTCCAATTAATGAGCAAAACATCACTATTGCACACTTTTACTCTTCACCTTCCAGATTTAGTGACTACACGATTTCTTTTTCCTCACCTGCCAAGGTTTCTTGCAGGTAAGGTTTCTATCTGATTTTTACTGATATCAACTTGATTCCTGATTATTTTTTCCATATTCTTGCATGCCTCTGAAGGATCTATAGCATTGCCAATTTCTTTGCCAAATCAGAATGGTTTTTGCTGATTCCTATCTAACTCGGCCAAGTCCATATTGGCGAGTGTGCAAATCATGCTCTCTCTAGTGTTGAGTCTCAAGCTTTTGCAGACACCCAGACTGGAGACATTCTTCATTCTAGAGGAATCACAGTGTGTCTCCAAGGGAACAATTTTTCTTAGAAAACCCCTTAATTTCTAGAAAGCTGATAAGGATACTTCTCTACTCTGCCTTCTGACCTTTTAAGACAATCATGAGATATGGAGATTGACAGTTTTTGTAGCTTTTCACGATTATTTTACTTTGCTTTGCTAATTATGACCAGCTGATTATTCTTCTTGGTCATTcctggtggcaaaaggcgaatactcGCCTTCAGCCCccctgccaacccgtcccagggccaacatggaggaggtaaatagtgactagcacataagagagacatttacctcggctatgccgaaattcgaactccagacctcatggtggcaatacCTCATGTGTTAGCTACTAGACCATCCCGTGGGAACCTCTTGGTCATTCCTCCTAATAAGTCAAGTAGCTTGATTCCATTGAGCCTGAAATTTTACTGTTTTCCCTTATCTTATAATGTCAAAACTGGAATACTTTTTATTAGgaagtttcttttgcttgtatgttgatttattATCCTTCAATTCAGAAAGAAGCCTATCATATAATGCTGTCGATGAGTGGGCTGCCCGAGCAAAAGAATGGGCAACTGCTAACCATCAGAGTAATTCACAGGTTGTGTCTGATGGAAGAAACGAAGTCCATAGTCACACATATCATGATCAATATCAAGCCACAGTTGGTCCTCCTAAAGATGCTCAACAATCTTTGCTTTCTCAGTCCACTAACCAACAGCTACCCCATTATACAATGGATCAACAGAAACAAGTCAATCATGTGTATCCCTCTACTTCATTGGTCTCTGGGTCAACTTATGTAGGAGACATGCATATCCATTCTGCTACTGGAGAAGAAGCTGTTGCACAACCGAAGGCTCTTACTTCACCTGGAAATTTGTTTGGGTCTACATCATCCATTTATGAGCAGGAGGTACCTTATAGTTATTCTTATGTCCCAGGTAAAGTTCCTTGTAGTAATTTTATTTGCATCTGGATGGTGTACCAATTCCTGGTACCATAATCATAGttggattgttttttttttttggcaatggTTCTAGAAAGGTGTTTTGTAGCTTATCATTATTTTACTCTCTATTTCATAGACAAATAAGCTTGTGGTTGTGAAGTTTTCAGTTTAGTCAGAAcattttagaaattctttaaGAGCTATTAGTTATTGTTGGTTATTAGTTTCTCATTAAATTTATCTCTATTAGTTACTAACTGTTATACAACCAATTGCATTTATTAATATGTTTTTTTCCACTTTGATGGCAtccaaagatttttttttcaggCAATCATATGCTATCTCtattgggttcatgcctggaaggtcgacaatagaagttatacatcttcttagacaattaattgaaaaatattgggagcaaaaataagatctatacatggtattcatcgacttagaaaaaacttatgataaagtcccaagagaaattatatggagaattttagaaaagagatgtGTTATCGTAgcatatattgaattaattaaggatatgtacgaggatgcaacgactagagtaaagacttcagacagagtaattgaagcatttctaataaagatagggttacatcaaggatcaactctaactCTCTGTCTTTGACACTAATTATGGTGAACTCACTGTACACAATCAAGACACAGtactgtggtgcatgttgtttgcagatgatattgttttggtagatgaaacaagtaaatgagtaaatgctaaactagaatcttggcaggaaacactagaagagaaatattttaggcttagtagaataaagacagaatatatagaatttaagtttgacaatattagacataatgagacaattgttaagataaaaGATGACGAGTTGCTCGAAATCGagagctttagatatttaggatcatttttgaaaaatgatGGAGGTATTGAGAGAGATGTGTTACATAGAATACAaataggatggttgaaatggaggagtgcgtcgggtgttttatgtgaccgtaaatacctctaaaacttctacaaaatcgcagttagacttgctatgttatatagagctgaatgttgggctatgactcgagcacatgagcagaagatgaaagttgcggaaatgaggatgttaaggtggatgtgtagatatacgagaatggacagaataagaaatgagagcattagagagaaagtcggagttgcatctattgagggaggACACGTTTAAAATGATACGAGCATGTACttgatgaccaataaatgctccagttaggcgatatgaaactatgataaatacgcatatcaaacgaagaaaaggaagataaaaaaaaacttggttaataacaataaaataagataaaatttatctaagtatagatgatgatatagtaggagatagagttcaatggcgtacaaggatccatataaccgatcccacctagtgggatcTACAGTTcacaacaatttattttctgatgTTTTAATATGGTAGTTTCATTTCTGTGATTATCTTGCAAATCCAATCTAAAGAATGTAAATGTTAAGTAGTCATAGTTCTAGAATTGAATTAAACCGGTTGCTCACCATTGCCTATATTTTTGCAGTGTGAcatttattttcattatttttgtCTCCTTTTAGATGTGAAGGCAATGCCCATTTTTTATCTGCAGCACTGATAATTCTTATTATCAGGACTTCGTTTGGACTTCAGAACCCTTTTACTAAGTTGTAGATTATGGATGCCACAGTTAATTATTGAAATGAAGATACACTTTACAGTGCATTATAAATAGTGTAAGAGATTAACTGTGTTAAGAGATTTCTGA from Zingiber officinale cultivar Zhangliang chromosome 4B, Zo_v1.1, whole genome shotgun sequence includes:
- the LOC121977101 gene encoding uncharacterized protein LOC121977101 isoform X1 — its product is MVRYYKNDNRPFKWLWEMAAFMEKKRPSEEEDEDSVTAAVAEEDAKGWSDRRWRGRGGCGGGVTLEGFVLGAAGNGEGGKTRRSLTDEDLEELKGCLDLGFGFSYEEIPELRNTLPALELCYSMSQMLRLDDPNQQMSSENSPLLAHWRISSPGKLGPLVSLPVIPAIWRMDKDDSVLPRLIYLFVVLDTPHKLFKTLML
- the LOC121977101 gene encoding uncharacterized protein LOC121977101 isoform X2 yields the protein MVRYYKNDNRPFKWLWEMAAFMEKKRPSEEEDEDSVTAAVAEEDAKGWSDRRWRGRGGCGGGVTLEGFVLGAAGNGEGGKTRRSLTDEDLEELKGCLDLGFGFSYEEIPELRNTLPALELCYSMSQMLRLDDPNQQMSSENSPLLAHWRISSPGDDPDEVKARLKYWAQTVACTLRLCS